From one Culex quinquefasciatus strain JHB chromosome 3, VPISU_Cqui_1.0_pri_paternal, whole genome shotgun sequence genomic stretch:
- the LOC119770219 gene encoding uncharacterized protein LOC119770219 — MTSGTQQPEEVTDVLALDYGQCSGQSPTPAEVPIRQHIGKSPGQPDGSKQRATRTATKHQDADPRPRPKPTVEPRSLVDGAEVTTPSWWGPKKQKKRSDRIRKWDCLRLGEGGKLVGEKWENKVCTKV, encoded by the coding sequence ATGACCAGTGGAACCCAACAACCCGAAGAAGTGACCGACGTCCTGGCGCTCGACTACGGGCAATGTTCCGGCCAATCGCCAACACCGGCCGAAGTCCCGATCCGTCAACACATCGGGAAGAGCCCAGGACAACCGGATGGGTCCAAGCAGCGCGCGACGAGAACCGCTACCAAGCACCAGGATGCAGATCCAAGACCGCGGCCGAAGCCGACGGTCGAACCCAGATCGCTGGTGGATGGAGCAGAGGTGACGACGCCGAGCTGGTGGGGCCCCAAGAAGCAGAAGAAAAGGTCAGATAGAATAAGAAAGTGGGACTGTTTGAGGTTAGGAGAAGGAGGAAAGTTAGTAGGAGAAAAGTGGGAGAATAAAGTGTGCACAAAAGTTTAA